The stretch of DNA ACCAAATAGTCCTTCGCTAATACATCGGACCCCTGATCTGGCAAGAGCGCAACCCGCGGCAGGCTGCGCCCCATCGGCTAGCGGCGGAGATAGCAGGCGGGCATCTCCCGCGCCGGTTGGCCTTGTCGTGGCAACTGCAATGGGACAACCCGGGCAGACTACGACTACATCTCATAGTCGTTCAACCACAACTGGACGCTCAGCCGTTCGTCGGAAACTCAGAGAGCAGGAGTCCGACACCGCGCATCCCGAGACCTCGATGCGGAACAGCAGGAGAACGTCATGATTGGCTTCGCAAATCATTACAGGGCACAAGTTTGGATCGCTTTCCAATGGTTTGATCCAAACTGTCAAGGCGGTTCTGAACCCTTCCGCACCGAGGGTTGGTTTAACTTTCAACCCGGCGACAGCTCTTGGCTCAACATTTCGGAACTGGCCGATCTGCGACGTGTTGGATCAACCCACTTCTACTACTACGTCGAGGCAGCAGATGGGGCGGTATGGGCTGGCCCTTACGTGACCAATTGTCCTTCCAGCGCTTTCAACTGGTGCAACTATCAAAATGACCCGTCAACCCGTGCGCCTGGGTTTCGAGAGATAATTATAAGTAATACGCCTGATTATTCGATCAATTTAATACCTGGAGATCTGCAGCCTACAATCCAGGTGAGTACTGAAAAAAATCAAGAAGGTGGCTGGGTGACTGTTACCGGCAATGGTTATGCGTCGGTAGGACGCCTACATTTATGCTGATAATTTGTTTGGTCGGAGCGGTCCATTGAACATCGGTTCGGCCAGCGTCGATATTAATGGGTATTTTCAAACCGTTATCGACGCACGCTGTTGGCGCAATCAATTTGACATCGTCAATCTTCGAGCGGTAGACAATGTCACGCAAGGGTCCGCGACAGGTCAGACGTCGGCCTATATTTGCTAGCCCTACAAATCGCTCGCGGAGTGCCTATAACGAGGCGCGGCTATCTGAATTCGGCCACAAAATGGACATATCCTCACTTAAATACCTAAAAACCGAACGAGACTCTCGCAGCCGCATCTCTAGTCTTCATGAAGCCCATTTTCTTTGCGCGTAGCGGCCGGTCGTATCTCCACACGCAATCGCCAAGCGCGCTTGCGCCTAAGCCTGCTAAAACAGATGAATCGCATGCCGACGCGGACCTACACTTAATACTACTACGGCTGAATTGCTACGAGCCGAGAAGTATTTACATCTACACGATAGCCTGCGTGGAACTTCAATGGCTCCTTGTGATGGAGGACTGCGAATTTCTGTTTTCCCTCTTTAGGAGCAGCAAATTTGAGCGCCACCTCCTCCATGCGTTTCTGCGTAGGCGGCGTACCTGGTTCGATTGTTACAAATTGATGTGTATGGATAATTCTTCCACCCACTCTTAGGATCATAAACGATGACCGTATTAACTAGTGCGGCCGCCATCATCCCGACGCCAACGGATCCGACACCGCTGTGAACTTGCTGCTTTGTCATCTTCTCACCCCCAAATTTCGACAGTTCCAATTGCACTTGCATCCATGTCTCGTAGGCGTAGGGCAAAGGTGACTTCTATAAAGTCCGGTCCCCATTTCGCTGACCACCACGATCCAAAATCCCACAGAGCATTTTCAACATGTTCAATGATCGAGCACCGTCGGGAGTTGCCCTGATCCAGCCGCTAACTCCAGCAAACGCAAATGATTCGCCGCTATGATTATTCACAAACTGAAGTAGAGGAGTAGCGACGATCCAAGAAGGACCAAACCCGTTGATTGTTAAAGCTGCTGATCCGCCATCGTTATCACCACTTCCGCCGTAGGTGTTCCATCGCTTTGAGTCATACTCGTCTTCCTTTATCAGGTTGACCAACTTTTCCCTTTGCATCCTAGCCCTGGCTAGATGGGATAGCAAACACGCGCTGCGAGTGTTGCACCCTCTACTCAGCGGACGAGACTTGGAGCGCGAGAATCGTTAACCACTTCATTTCGAGCAGTGTCTCAGGGATCACTCATCTTCGCGAAGGCTAAGCAAAGCCGGAGGTCGAGCGCGAATGTCTCGAGGTTCGACATGCTATTTTGCCGTTTTGTCAATCCATCACTTACACAAATCGAATGGAGAAAGACACAAACCATGACCGTCACCAAAACCACCACCGCGACCGAGGGCTGCGATCTCGTTCTGACGCGCATCATCGACGCGTCGCGCGAAAAAGGATTCGAGGTGTGGACTAGGCCGGAACTGGTGAAAGAATGGTTTGCACACGCGCCGTGCACAACTCCCGTTGTTGAACGGACGAACGTCCTACCGGCTCCAGTCTGATCATCTACGTGGCCCCAACGGCAATAAGTTTCCAAATCCGCGTGTCTATCTAACAGTTGTCAAGAATGAGCGCCTTGTATATACCCATGCCTATACCAGGGCGTGGGGGCCAATGGGAAAGCCCTTTATGACTGTAATCCTCACGTTCGAGGAGCATGCGGGAAGCACAAAATATACGGCGCGGGTTCGTCACTGGACCGTGGCTGATCGCGAAGCTACGGAGCAACTCGCCGCGCTCGTCGAGAAGCGCTAGGGGGAGCGTTCAGGCCTACTACTCTCTGATAGTATAACGCTACTTTGTGTCATTCTCAGCCCTTCGGCCTTGAGGGTAAATTCCGCGTTCGCTGCCCCCGAATGGGGACAGCGAAGAATTCCGGATCTGTTTCTCCACTGCTTCACAGGGAAGGTTCATCCTCGGCCTCTTGCAGTGTCGCCGTGGGCAGCACATTCGCGTCGAGATCCTCGAGGAAGCGCGAGACCCGCCCCATCACGTGACCGAGCTGCCGATCCATCATGTAGATTGGGTAGCTGATATAGAGTTCGTCGCGCGCACGCGTGCTCGCCACGTACATCAGGCGCCGTTCCTCTTCGAGCTCATCGGGCCGCACGCTCATCGGACCGGGGAAACGCCCGTCAGCCGCCCAGATAAGAAAGACCACGCGCCATTCGAGGCCCTTGGCCGAATGGATCGTGCTGAGCGTCACGTATCCTTCCTCCGGCTCGATCGCGAGCACGTCGCCGATTGAGTCGTTGGGCGGTTCGAGCGCCATGTCCGCCAGCATCGATTCGAGGCTGCGATAACGCTCGGCGAGACTCTGGAAATGCTCGAGGTCGCGCTCCCGCTTTGGGTAATCGTCAGGGTAAGCCTCGCGCATGATCGGCGTATAGTACTCGACCACCTGCGCGAGTTGGTCGGCAGGCCGCAGGCCATCACGCAGTTCGGCGAGCAACTTCGCCAGCCGGACGCAGCCCTGCGCCGCCGCTTGTATACGCGGACCGAACGTACCCGCCGCCCGCACCAGCGCTGCCTCCGGGACGGCCTCGCCGATAATCGCGTCAGTCAATTGATGCGCCCGCCGGCTGCCGACGCCCGCGATCAGCATCAGCGCGCGCATCCATGAAATCGCGTCGGCCGGGTTCGCGATTACCCGCAGATGCGCCAGCACGTCCTTGACGTGCGCGGTCTCGATAAACTTGAAGCCGCCGCGTTTGACGAAGGGGATGTCGCGGCGCTGCAATTCCAGTTCGAGGTCAAACGCGTGAAAGCTCGAGCGAAAGAGCACGGCGATTTCGCCGAGCGCGACGCCTTCCTCGCGCAACTCGAGGATGCGCTGCGCGACAAAACGCGACTGCATATGCTCGTCCGCCGCGCGCACCAGGATCGGTCGCAGCTCGCCCTCCCGCCGCGTAAATAGCGCCTTGGTGTACTTCTCACTAGCCCGCGCGATCACTTCGTTGGCGACGTCGAGAATCCCTTGAATCGAGCGGTAATTCTCCTCGAGCTTGAGGACGCGGGCACGCGGAAAAATCGCCGGGAAATCCATGATGTTGCGGAAATTCGCGCCGCGAAATGAATAAATCGATTGCGCGTCGTCGCCCACCGCCATCACATTCTGATGCGTCGCCGCCAGCAGGCGCGCCAGCTCCGCCTGGATGACATTGGTGTCCTGATATTCGTCGATCATGATGTAGCGATAGCGCGCCGAGAGCTGCCGTCGCGCCGACTCGTCGGCGCTCATGAGCTCGGCCAGTCGAAAGAGCAAATCGTCATAATCGAGCAGGGCGCGCGCGCGTTTGTACTCTTCGTAGGCCTGCGCGATCGCGATCAGCGCCTCGGCATGCTCGAGCAGATGGGGAAAATCCTGTTCGAGTTCCGACAGCAGCGCGCGATTCTTGTTGCGCGCCATGCTAATCGCTTCGGCGATCGTTCCCTTCTTCGGGAAGCGCCGATCCTTCGAGCCGAGTTCGAGCCGCGCGCGGATCAGATTGATCACGTCTTCCATGTCGCTGCGATCGAGAATCGTAAAGTTCGGCGCCAGCCCGATCGTCGATCCCATCTGCCGCAGCACCTGATTCGCGAACGAATGGAAGGTGCCGCCAGCCACGTGGCTGCCGCGTTCGCCGATCAACTGCTCGACCCGCCGCAACATCTCCTGGGCGGCCCGCCGGGTGAAGGTCAGCAGAAGTATCGCCCCGGGCGGCACCCCGCTCTCGATCAGTCGCGCGACCCGATAGATCAGCGTGCGCGTCTTGCCCGAGCCGGCGCCGGCGATCACCAGCAGCGGGCCGTCGCGATGCGTTACCGCGTCGAGCTGCTGCGCGTTAAGGACTTCGGCGTAGCGGATGCGGTAACCGCGCTCGCCGCTTTCAGCGTTGGCGGGCGGGTTGCGCAGAGTGATGACCTTGTCCGGCACGACGCCGTCGATTCTAGCACCACGACTGGGCTTTTGCCGGGGCACTAAGGCTGTTCGGCGATGGGCTGGAGTTTTTGAATTCCAGCGACTAGAGCTAGTCCCAAGCAATCGGAGGAGAGAACGCAATCATGAACTTTGGCCTGCTGATGTCCTTTCGCAACTCGTCGCGCAACGAGTTGTCGTATTCCGAGCTCTACCGCAAACACATTGATCTTTGCGTTGAAGCCGAAGAGCTGGGCTTCGACACGATCTGGCTGACCGAGCATCATTTCGTCGACGACGGCTACTCGCCGACGATGATGCCGCTGGCGGCTGCGGTCGCTGCGCGCACAAAGAAGATTCGGATCGGTACTTTTGTCCTGCTGATGCCGCTGCACGAGCCGCTGCACGTCGCCGAGGAAGCGGTGACGATCGATGCGTTGTCGAACGGCCGCTTCGACCTCGGGCTCGGGCAGGGCTACGTGCCGCGCGAGTTTGCCGGCTTCAACATCCCGCGCGACCAACGCAGCCGCCGCCTCCGCGAGGGCGTCGAGATTATGCAGCGGCTCTTCACCGAGGATCACGTCACTTTCGAGGGCAAGTGCTACACCGTGCGGGACGCGACGCTCTATCCCAAACCGACGCAGCAGCCCCATCCGCCAATCTGGATTGGCGCGCGTTCGCGCTCGGCGACCGAGCGCGCCGCGCGCAACGGCTTCCATCTGGCGGGGACGGGAGAGCATCAGGTGCGCATCTACCGCGACGCGCTGGTCGCGGCCGGGAGGAATCCGGCGGATTTCAATATCGCACAGCTCCGCTTCGGCTACGTCGCAGCGAAACGGGAAAAGGCCTGGGACGAGTGCGAATTTGCGCTGCACTATCTGCTCAAGCGCTACGGCGACTGGATCGCGGAGGCCAATGACGTGCCGGGCGACGAGAAGTATCGCGCAATTCCGCCGGTGGGCGAGCTGCGCAAGAGCAACGACGCCGGCATGATCGGCGAAGGTTTCATGATCGGCACGCCCGACGACGCGATCGCGCAAATCGAGCAGATCGAGAACCACGCGACCCATCTGGCGCTCGGCCTGGCGTTGCCCGGAATCGAGCCTAAGAAGATTCGCGCGTCGATGAAACTGTTCGCCGAGAAGGTGATTCCGCATTTCCGCAAGGGCCGCGCCCGCAAAAAGGCCGCCGCCTGAACTTTGTTTCAGCGTCCGGGCGGCGCGCCGCTCAAGATGTGGTGCGGGCCTTGATTGAACGGCGAGCGGCATCGATAGAATGGGATCACTATGAGCAATCATCCACGGGTGCAATATCGCGACGTTGCGAGCGCGAGCGAAATCCTGACTCCCGAATTCCTCGATTTTCTCGCCGGCCTTGATGATGCGATGCGCAGCGAGGTAGCAGCGGTGCGGATCGCGCGCGCCGAGCGCCTGCGACAGGCGTTGCAGAACAATACGCCGCCCGCATCGTTGCCGCCGAGCGAGGCGACCATCGAGCGGTGGCAAGTGCCCGCGCTGCCGCCGCCGTTGATGCTGCCCGGGATTGAAATCTCCGGACCCGCCGCGATCGCCTCGATGATGGTGCAGGCGCTCAATCCCGGTCCTGAAGGCGAGCGCGCCGCGGGCTACCTGGACGACGACGAAGATTCGGGCGGGCACTCGCTCGCCGATACGGTCGCGGCAGCGCAGAATCGCAAGGCCGCGGTGGAGGGCACCCTGAGTGCCGAGGATGCGCAGCGCGGCAAGAGCTATCGGGTGGAACCCGGTAACCTGCCCTTTTTTATGCATCGCGAGCGCGGCCTCTACCTCGACGAGCACGATCTGACGATCGATGGGCGTCCGGCTGCGGCGAGTCTGCTCGGGATAGCGCTGACGCTTTTTCACGCCGGACGCGCCCAAGCCGCGCGCGGCGAATCGATCAACTTTTATTTGCCCAAGACCGAAGCGGTGGCCGAGGTGCGGCTGTATCGCGAGATCTTCGATCACGCGCGCGCCCGCCTGCCCCATCTGGCGGAGGCTTCGATCCGCGCGATACTCCTGGTCGAATCGCTGCCGGCGGCGTTCGCGATGGAAGAGATGCTCTACGCATTGGGTCCTTACGCAGCAGGTCTCAACGCCGCGCGCTGGGACTTGAAGGCCAGCCTGATTGAATACGCGATGACGAATCCTGGCGGTGTGTGGCCCGACCGCTTCGACGTGGATATCAAGACGACGCCGTTCCTGGCGAATCTGTTCCGCCGGCTGGTGGCGATCTGCTTGCGTCACGGGGCAGTGCCGATCGGCGGTATGGCGACGGCGTTGCCCAGTCGCGACGAAGCGGTGAACCGGCAGGCCGCCGCGGCGATCCGCGCGGATAAGGAGTGGGAAGCGCGCCAGGGTTTCCGCCGTGGCTGGGTCGCGCATATTCATCATATGGCGGCGGCCGCGCAGCCCTTCGTGGAGTTGGACAAGAGCGGATGGAAGCCCGGGCCGGAAATGGCCGATCCGGCCAACTATCCCCTGCAGATCGAAACGCCGGCCGGGTCGATCACTGAGCTGGGCACGCGCCGCAATCTGCGAACGATCCTGGAATACCTCGAAGGCTGGCTGCGCGGACGCGGGGCCAAGGGGATCGATTCGATGGCGGGGCGGCCCGGCGCGCGGCCGGCCCTGATGGAAGACCTGGCTACCGCGCGCATCTCGATCGCGCAAACCGCGCAGCGGCTGCTACATGAAAGTGCGTGCGCGGATAGCGGTCGGCATCATGCGCCCGCGATGGTCAAAGAGATTCTCGGCGAGGAATGCGCCGACATCATCGCGCGGCTGGGCGATTTGAGCGAGCCGGAACTGCGTACGCGCTACCAATACTCATTCGGGATCGCGCTGCGTTGGATTCGCGACTACACGGAACTGGATTTTCGGAGCCTCGGGTCGTACACGCGCGCTGAGTTGGAGGCGATCGGCCGCGCCCCCGACGCGCTATGAAGCCAACACTTACTATTCAAGATATTACCGCTGACCCACGAGCTCGGAAGGGTTTTCAGGAGCAGCTCAGAGACGGAACAAGCCTTTCGAGACGAGTACATGCAGAAGCCGATTTTTCCTTGGGCAAGCTGTTTGTGGGTTTGCCCGAAAACGCTGATCCCGGGCGGCTGCCGGATTTGGTCACGGGTCACTTGCCGGGTTTGCGCTATGGTGTGCCGGCTGAGAGAACGCTTGCAAAGATCGTCCAAGCGTTTTTGGGTAATTCGGGGGGTATCGTGTTGATACAGGACACACAAGCGTTGGTCGATGATCCTTGGCTACAAGACTACGAGCATCGAAATCACATCGTTTCCTACAAGGAAGAACTCTATTGGCAATTGAAAACAGGGGAGTTTTCTGAGGATAAAATTCGTGGTGTTGTATCCAGTGGTAGCAGCTATCCGTTTGCAGCCTTTTTTTATGTAGCTCAGACACACAGTACAGAGCCCGAAGCCCAATTAGATGATTCTGCTTTCAACAAGATCGTCGAGACGCTCGCAGGCGTCGCGGTCGGAGCCTTCGACGGCGAGTCTTTTCTGTTGTGGTGGAAACAGGGGACCGTACCAGCTTTAACCGGTGAATCCAGTTAGCAAAAGCGATCTCGGAATACACCGACATCATCGCGGCTGGGGGATTCGAGCGAGCGGGAATTACGGACGCGCTACCAATACTCATTCGGAATCGCGCTGCGCTGGATTCGGAATTATACGCAGTTGGACGTCCGGAGCCTGGGTTCGTATACGCGCTCGGAGTTGGAGATGCTCGGCCGCGCTCCCGACGCGCTGTAACGCGCCGCGCAGTACGGAGGGCACATCCGCGGGATCAGGCGATGGTGGGTTGGAGGCCTTCGCCTTCGAGGTGGTAGCGCTGCATCTTGCGGTAGAGGGTCGAGAGATGGATGCCGAGGGTCTGGGCGGCGCGGACTTTGTCGCCTTTGACTTCGTTGAGCACGCGGCGCATGTGATCGCGTTCGAGCTCTTCGAGCGTGACGCCGGTCTGAAAAGCCGCGGTGCCTGAGTTGCCTGCGCCGTGGATCTTTTCCGGTAGATCGTGGCTGTGAATGACGTCGGTTTCGGCGAGGATCGCCGCGCGTTCGATCGTGTTTTCGAGTTCGCGGACGTTGCCCGGCCAGCCGTAGCCGATCATCAGGCGCATCGCGCCCTTGGAAAAATGCATCGCGGTGCGGTTGAGCTGCTTTTCATACTTGCGCAGGAAATGATTGGCGAGCAGGAGCAGGTCGTCCTTGCGCTCGCGCAGGGGCGGCAACTCGAGTCCGATGACGTTGATGCGATAGAGCAATTCCTCGCGAAAACGCCCCTCGCGCGCCTCGCGTTCCAGGTTCTTGTTGGTCGCGCAGAGCATCCGGACGTCGAAACTGACGGGCTCGTTGGAGCCCAGCGGATAGCATTCGCGCTCTTGCAGGGCGCGCAGCAGCTTGACCTGCAGGGCGAGCGGCATGTCGCCGATTTCGTCGAAGAAGACGGTGCCCTTGTCGGCGGCCTTGAGCAGGCCGACCTTATCCTGCGTCGCGCCGGTAAAGGCGCCGCGGCGGTAGCCGAAGAGTTCGCTTTCGAGCAGATTTTCGGGCAGCGCGCCGCAGTTGATTGGCAGGAAACGTTTGTTGGCGCGTTCGGAACTGAAATGAATCGCGCGGGCGACCAGCTCCTTGCCGGTGCCGCTCTCACCGGTGATGAGCACGCTGGAATCGGTACGCGCGACTTTCTCCATCACGCGGAAGACCCGTTCCATCGCGTCGCAATTGCCGATGAGGCTTTCGAAGCGATACTTCTCGCGCAGCTCGCGGCGTAGAAAGCGGTTTTCGTGAAACAAGGCCTTTTGCGCGAGCGCGTTGCGCACCACGGCCTTCAGATGATCGTTGGCGAAGGGCTTGGTGATGTAATCGTAAGCGCCCTTGCGCAGGGCCTCGACGGCGGATTCGATACTGGCGTAGGCCGTGACTATGATGCCCATGACTTCCTGATCGAGGTCGCGCATCCTGCCGAGCAAGTCGAGGCCGCTGCCGCCGCCGCCCAAGTTGAGATCGAGGATGGCGAGATCGATCTTCTCACGCTCGAAGATCTCGAGCGCCACGCCGGGCGCCGAAGCCTCGGAGACTTCATAACCCTCGCTGCGCAGGAGTTGCACGATGATCGAGCGCATGAGCTGCTCGTCTTCGACGACCAGAATGCGGTAGGGGGCGCGCTGCTCCAGTTGATCCTGGCGCGGCCAAGCGCCACCGTTGTTGGCGCCGTTGGTAGTCATTGCGCCGCCGAACGCATCTCAGGCGCAGCGCCGTCGGTGATCGAGGGCAAGCAGATCGTGACGGTGGTGCCGGCGCCATCGCGGCTTTCGAGCTTGATCGTGCCGTGATTGCTCAAGACGATGCCTTGGCAGAGCGAGAGGCCGAGACCGACGCCGGAGCCGGTGGACTTGGTGGTGAAAAAAGGATCGAAGACGCGCTCGAGATTCTCGGGCGGGATGCCGCAACCGTCGTCGCCGACGCTCAGTTTGACGCAGGTCTCGCCAGCCGAGTTGCGATGGCTTTTAGTCGCGATCCGGATAGTTCCGCATTGATGCTGGATGGCGTCTGCGGCGTTGAAGAGCAAATTCAACAGCACCTGCTGGATGCCGTTGTGGTCGGCATAGGCGGGCAGCAGCTCGTGAGAGAGCGAGGGCTCGATGCGGATGGAATCGAAGCGCCGATTGTAGGCGAGCAGGCGCAAGGTCTCGTTGACCAGATCGTTCAGGTCGATGGGACGGCGCTCGGGGGGGGCCGGGCGGCCGAAGTTGACGAGGTCCTTGAGCGTGGAGGCGATCCGCGTGATTTGCGAGAGGATGGTGCGCAGGGTCGTGCGCCGCTCGGCGTCAGGCTCGTCGGGGAGCAACGCCTGCACCAGCGACGAGATCGAAGCCAGCGGGTTGTTGACCTCGTGCGCGACGCCGCTGGCAAAGGTGCCGGCGGCCGCCAGCCGTTCGGCCTTGACCAGCGTATCGAGCATCTCGTGACGCTGCGTCGCGTCGCGCAGAATCATCTGGATGAACTGGCGGTGACCCGCCGAGATGAGCGCGGAATGGACGTCGAAATAGCGTCCGCCGATAGGGAAATCCATCACCTGGTCGGAGCCGTTGGCGACAACACAGGCGATGTGCTTAAGGACGCCCGATTGAGCCTCTGCGGGGCAGAGCTCCAGCAGCCGCTGCCCGACAAGTTCGTGGGCTTCGCCTTCAGGCATGGCGCGCTCAAGCTCGATGGCGGCGGCGTTGACGCCGGTAACGATAAGGGTCTCAGGGTCAATTTCGTAGATGGCATCGGGGGCGTGGTCGATCGAATTGCGGTATTTTTCCTCGGACGCCTTGAGCGCCGCCTCGCGCGCGTCGATATAAAATTGTGCGACCATCAGACGGCGTTCGTCCAGCGCGGCGACGATCGTGTCGCGCACCAGCTCCATCGGGCGGCCTTTGAGATTGGCGCGGATGTAAACCAGGATCACTTGCTTCAGGACGATATGGAAGATGTTGAATTCGGAGGGTTTGGCGCTGGCCAGCATGCCTTTCTGGCAGTGGCGGCGGAGATGAACATAGGTGCGCAAATCGTCCGGGTCGCGCAGATGGGAGATGAAGCGGACGAGCGCATTGCCCATGCCCTCGCGGCTGAGGTCGTCATAGCCGAGGACGCGCTCGAGCGCGACGCACCATTCTTCGACGATGCGATCGAAATTAAGCTCGATAATGTCCGCCGCCTTGGCGCGCGCTGCAGTACTGATCTCGCCGCGGTCGTAAGCTGGACCAAACAACTCGGCGAGTGTTTTCGCGATGGCGCCCAAGTGGTCGCGGATCGCTTCAAGTTCGTGAGGTTGTGCTTCAATCGGTGCGTCGGTGGCCTCGTGGTGGGGGATCTTCGAGCGATCGCGCTCGGCCACATACTTGCGGGCCATTCTGGCTAGCGGCCCGTGATGATGATCTCCCGCTCGTTTATCCTCATGCGCTTTATTCATCGCAGTCGAAACTACCTCTATTCGAACGCAGCTCGCAGACTCCTGATTTCGTCCGCGCGTCGCAGACTCCGCCGTCCCCTGTGCTCGGCTCCACTTCGTTGCGCCTGGCGTGGTCTGAACACAGCATGCGTACCCCTGGTGCGGGCCGCAGCTAATGCCACTTCACTATTTATCTAATCATCTGATTTGCATTATGCAAGAAGTCGCGGGCTGAAACCAGCGCAAGATGCAAAATCCTGAGGATCAACCGGATCTGAAGGAGGTGGATGAACCGTCTATCTTAAGGGAGTTCGCGCACTGATCGCGAGGCGGCGATGCGGATCTGCTCGTGGCCTAAAACGTCGCGAGGGGCATCCCAATTCGTCAAGGACTTTCTACCAAGGGTCTTTGGAAGTCGGTTAAATGACTGTCAATAAAGGATTTTTGTTATGGCATGGCTTTGGCTCAGTGGAAGTTCATGGCTCCGACGAAATCCGCCTCCAGAGTCGTATCTCACGGAAAATTCTTCAATCAGCGCGGTCGGAAGTTCTTCTTAAAGGCGACGCGGATCGCCGAGGTTGGCGATGCGCTGGACTTTCATCAGAAACTGGAGCTGAGCAAACGGCTCGGCGATATGGTTCAGGCGCACACGACGGGATTGATCCTGGCTGAGTCGCAGGCGGAAGCGCTGAGCGGGATTGCGGCGCAAAGTGGATTACAGTTTTTCGTCGAGTTCACGGTCACAGCTAACGAATTGTTGTCAGACAGCAACTTTCGCGCGCTGAGTTCCCGGCTTCTTCATCTGGCCACGATCTTACGCGGATATCCGTCGCTGATGGGTTACCTGATTGATTGTCAGGTCGAGCCTGACGATCTGCGTCATCGCGGCGTCGAGAACTTGCGCAAGCGTCTGGGCAGATTAATCGCGGCAGTGCGCCAGGTCGATGCGGAGCGAATGATCGCGGTGAAGCATC from Candidatus Binataceae bacterium encodes:
- a CDS encoding sigma-54 dependent transcriptional regulator, translated to MTTNGANNGGAWPRQDQLEQRAPYRILVVEDEQLMRSIIVQLLRSEGYEVSEASAPGVALEIFEREKIDLAILDLNLGGGGSGLDLLGRMRDLDQEVMGIIVTAYASIESAVEALRKGAYDYITKPFANDHLKAVVRNALAQKALFHENRFLRRELREKYRFESLIGNCDAMERVFRVMEKVARTDSSVLITGESGTGKELVARAIHFSSERANKRFLPINCGALPENLLESELFGYRRGAFTGATQDKVGLLKAADKGTVFFDEIGDMPLALQVKLLRALQERECYPLGSNEPVSFDVRMLCATNKNLEREAREGRFREELLYRINVIGLELPPLRERKDDLLLLANHFLRKYEKQLNRTAMHFSKGAMRLMIGYGWPGNVRELENTIERAAILAETDVIHSHDLPEKIHGAGNSGTAAFQTGVTLEELERDHMRRVLNEVKGDKVRAAQTLGIHLSTLYRKMQRYHLEGEGLQPTIA
- a CDS encoding SRPBCC domain-containing protein: MNGRTSYRLQSDHLRGPNGNKFPNPRVYLTVVKNERLVYTHAYTRAWGPMGKPFMTVILTFEEHAGSTKYTARVRHWTVADREATEQLAALVEKR
- a CDS encoding LLM class flavin-dependent oxidoreductase, yielding MNFGLLMSFRNSSRNELSYSELYRKHIDLCVEAEELGFDTIWLTEHHFVDDGYSPTMMPLAAAVAARTKKIRIGTFVLLMPLHEPLHVAEEAVTIDALSNGRFDLGLGQGYVPREFAGFNIPRDQRSRRLREGVEIMQRLFTEDHVTFEGKCYTVRDATLYPKPTQQPHPPIWIGARSRSATERAARNGFHLAGTGEHQVRIYRDALVAAGRNPADFNIAQLRFGYVAAKREKAWDECEFALHYLLKRYGDWIAEANDVPGDEKYRAIPPVGELRKSNDAGMIGEGFMIGTPDDAIAQIEQIENHATHLALGLALPGIEPKKIRASMKLFAEKVIPHFRKGRARKKAAA
- a CDS encoding ATP-dependent helicase, yielding MPRQKPSRGARIDGVVPDKVITLRNPPANAESGERGYRIRYAEVLNAQQLDAVTHRDGPLLVIAGAGSGKTRTLIYRVARLIESGVPPGAILLLTFTRRAAQEMLRRVEQLIGERGSHVAGGTFHSFANQVLRQMGSTIGLAPNFTILDRSDMEDVINLIRARLELGSKDRRFPKKGTIAEAISMARNKNRALLSELEQDFPHLLEHAEALIAIAQAYEEYKRARALLDYDDLLFRLAELMSADESARRQLSARYRYIMIDEYQDTNVIQAELARLLAATHQNVMAVGDDAQSIYSFRGANFRNIMDFPAIFPRARVLKLEENYRSIQGILDVANEVIARASEKYTKALFTRREGELRPILVRAADEHMQSRFVAQRILELREEGVALGEIAVLFRSSFHAFDLELELQRRDIPFVKRGGFKFIETAHVKDVLAHLRVIANPADAISWMRALMLIAGVGSRRAHQLTDAIIGEAVPEAALVRAAGTFGPRIQAAAQGCVRLAKLLAELRDGLRPADQLAQVVEYYTPIMREAYPDDYPKRERDLEHFQSLAERYRSLESMLADMALEPPNDSIGDVLAIEPEEGYVTLSTIHSAKGLEWRVVFLIWAADGRFPGPMSVRPDELEEERRLMYVASTRARDELYISYPIYMMDRQLGHVMGRVSRFLEDLDANVLPTATLQEAEDEPSL
- a CDS encoding ATP-binding protein, which codes for MARKYVAERDRSKIPHHEATDAPIEAQPHELEAIRDHLGAIAKTLAELFGPAYDRGEISTAARAKAADIIELNFDRIVEEWCVALERVLGYDDLSREGMGNALVRFISHLRDPDDLRTYVHLRRHCQKGMLASAKPSEFNIFHIVLKQVILVYIRANLKGRPMELVRDTIVAALDERRLMVAQFYIDAREAALKASEEKYRNSIDHAPDAIYEIDPETLIVTGVNAAAIELERAMPEGEAHELVGQRLLELCPAEAQSGVLKHIACVVANGSDQVMDFPIGGRYFDVHSALISAGHRQFIQMILRDATQRHEMLDTLVKAERLAAAGTFASGVAHEVNNPLASISSLVQALLPDEPDAERRTTLRTILSQITRIASTLKDLVNFGRPAPPERRPIDLNDLVNETLRLLAYNRRFDSIRIEPSLSHELLPAYADHNGIQQVLLNLLFNAADAIQHQCGTIRIATKSHRNSAGETCVKLSVGDDGCGIPPENLERVFDPFFTTKSTGSGVGLGLSLCQGIVLSNHGTIKLESRDGAGTTVTICLPSITDGAAPEMRSAAQ